One Algibacter sp. L3A6 genomic region harbors:
- a CDS encoding T9SS type A sorting domain-containing protein, giving the protein MKKTTQLPMLLIALFFMNAGLNAQSGDYEYLFNTDGDAEGFVGFNNANPLEVSGGVMTYTYEDATDGFQMEMPTPTTYLDKNNYPYMAIKLSHTPASRVLMYLKTAGTGAWYKNKIAYGEADTDLNNDHIFFFDISGDNFTTSALNDGAIERIILALDNTGDLTDPIRTTVDVEWIKTFVSIQAIKNYVEPLSNRDVANRSLTKIISGENKIDIVKCELNAKVQIFDLLGKQLHSSVAQFSNVSIPFYNQGVYIVKITGEASVFAKKILLK; this is encoded by the coding sequence ATGAAAAAAACTACACAATTACCAATGTTATTGATAGCATTGTTTTTTATGAATGCAGGTTTAAATGCACAATCGGGAGATTATGAGTATTTATTCAACACTGATGGGGATGCTGAAGGGTTTGTGGGATTTAATAATGCTAACCCTTTGGAAGTTTCTGGAGGAGTTATGACTTATACTTATGAGGATGCTACAGATGGTTTTCAAATGGAGATGCCAACCCCAACGACTTATCTAGATAAGAATAACTATCCCTATATGGCTATAAAATTATCGCATACTCCAGCTTCAAGGGTATTAATGTATCTCAAGACAGCGGGTACCGGTGCATGGTATAAAAATAAAATTGCATATGGTGAAGCAGATACTGATTTAAACAATGATCACATTTTTTTCTTTGATATATCCGGTGATAACTTTACCACTTCTGCTTTAAATGATGGTGCTATAGAGCGTATCATATTAGCCTTAGATAATACAGGTGATCTCACAGATCCTATAAGAACTACAGTAGATGTTGAATGGATTAAAACATTTGTATCAATTCAAGCAATTAAAAATTATGTTGAGCCACTTAGTAATAGAGATGTTGCAAATAGATCATTAACAAAAATTATATCAGGAGAAAATAAAATAGACATTGTAAAGTGCGAGTTAAATGCAAAAGTGCAAATATTCGATCTTTTAGGAAAACAATTACATAGCTCTGTAGCGCAATTTAGTAATGTGTCAATTCCTTTCTATAATCAAGGCGTTTACATCGTTAAGATTACTGGTGAAGCATCAGTATTTGCTAAAAAGATTTTATTAAAATAA
- a CDS encoding phosphatase PAP2 family protein, whose translation MNKVLIIFLLFCSNFMNGQTTPESSGEQTIWQTFKYDMGSVGKGVGYAFSRPTKWKGKQWIDFAGIAAGTALLTLADDEIDHWSDGFRSAIPNNVLHFGGKTAKPEGNYSLSGAVYFTGLFIKNEKIRRTGVLMLASTITGGFLQQVTVRVLGRARPLTGESANSFNAFPLEKVNNYDSFFSGHTVLSFANAYAIAKQFKSPWVKAGIYTVGMIPGFTRIVISKHWFSDVALGTVMSILIVESIDKYLDSRYDQKYNNNNKKVNWYLSFAPGQIGVNLRFN comes from the coding sequence ATGAATAAAGTACTTATTATCTTTTTATTATTCTGTTCCAACTTCATGAACGGACAAACCACACCGGAATCATCTGGAGAGCAAACCATCTGGCAAACCTTTAAATACGATATGGGTAGTGTTGGAAAAGGTGTTGGTTATGCTTTTAGTAGGCCAACAAAATGGAAAGGCAAACAATGGATAGACTTTGCAGGAATAGCTGCAGGAACAGCTCTATTGACGCTTGCAGATGATGAAATAGACCATTGGTCTGATGGTTTCCGAAGTGCTATTCCTAATAACGTACTACATTTTGGCGGAAAAACAGCTAAGCCTGAAGGAAACTATAGCCTTAGCGGTGCTGTCTATTTTACAGGGCTATTTATAAAAAATGAAAAAATTAGAAGAACAGGTGTTTTAATGCTAGCTTCCACAATTACAGGCGGATTTTTACAGCAAGTAACTGTGCGAGTTCTAGGAAGAGCGAGACCATTAACTGGAGAATCAGCAAATAGTTTTAATGCCTTTCCTTTAGAAAAGGTTAATAATTACGATTCTTTTTTCTCAGGCCATACGGTCTTATCCTTTGCAAATGCTTACGCCATTGCCAAACAATTTAAGAGTCCTTGGGTAAAAGCTGGAATATATACTGTAGGTATGATTCCTGGATTTACAAGAATAGTGATAAGTAAACATTGGTTTTCCGATGTTGCACTAGGCACTGTAATGAGTATTTTAATTGTAGAGTCTATCGATAAATATTTAGACTCTAGATACGATCAAAAATACAATAACAACAATAAAAAGGTAAATTGGTATTTATCTTTTGCACCAGGACAAATTGGAGTTAATCTTCGTTTTAATTAA
- a CDS encoding leucine-rich repeat-containing protein kinase family protein yields MVHSLEALKSGQLIGSKILKLACGLETFPEEIISLSETLEVLDLSDNKLTSLPESIAQLKHLRIIFFARNNFTEFPSILAKCPNLNMIGFKSNQIKTVPEQAFPPLLNWLILTDNKIEKLPKSIGDCMLLQKCALAGNLIEELPIEMKACVNLELIRFSANKLKSIPDWFFELPKLSWVAFGGNPAADKIELQPDFEAFDWNDFSVKELLGEGASGFISKAFWKSKNKDIAVKVFKGDVTSDGLPDDEMAISIAAGAHENLIPVLGKIKNHPDDKIGLIMTLISPDYVNLGNPPSLQTCTRDVFDETSVFNAQELLKIAKSIASVCEQLHKKGINHGDLYAHNILVNASADCLLGDFGAASFYDVNSELAYAIERVEVRAYACLVEDVLDLVRENDMNNELLEKWQRLIADCTSSDVRLRPGFSDILEVLDEF; encoded by the coding sequence ATGGTACATTCTTTAGAAGCATTAAAATCTGGACAATTAATTGGTTCGAAAATACTAAAGCTAGCTTGTGGTTTAGAGACGTTTCCGGAAGAAATTATATCACTTTCCGAAACTTTAGAGGTTTTAGATTTATCGGATAATAAATTGACTTCTTTACCCGAAAGTATTGCTCAGCTTAAGCATTTAAGAATTATATTTTTTGCAAGAAATAACTTTACGGAATTTCCAAGCATACTTGCAAAATGCCCTAATTTGAATATGATTGGTTTTAAATCGAATCAAATTAAAACAGTGCCAGAGCAAGCATTTCCGCCACTATTAAATTGGTTGATTTTAACCGATAATAAAATTGAAAAACTTCCGAAGAGTATTGGAGATTGTATGTTGCTTCAAAAATGCGCTTTAGCAGGAAATTTAATTGAAGAATTACCTATTGAAATGAAAGCTTGTGTGAATCTTGAACTCATTCGGTTTTCGGCTAATAAATTAAAATCGATTCCAGATTGGTTTTTTGAGTTGCCGAAATTAAGTTGGGTAGCTTTTGGAGGTAATCCTGCTGCTGATAAAATAGAATTACAGCCCGATTTTGAAGCTTTTGATTGGAACGATTTTTCTGTTAAAGAATTATTAGGAGAAGGCGCTTCTGGATTTATTTCAAAAGCCTTTTGGAAATCGAAGAATAAAGATATTGCTGTTAAAGTATTTAAAGGTGATGTTACTAGCGACGGTTTACCAGATGATGAAATGGCTATTTCTATTGCAGCTGGTGCTCATGAGAATTTAATTCCTGTTTTAGGAAAAATTAAAAACCATCCGGACGATAAAATAGGTTTAATAATGACGTTGATTTCTCCAGATTACGTCAATTTAGGAAATCCGCCAAGTTTACAAACCTGCACACGCGATGTATTTGATGAAACCTCTGTTTTTAATGCACAGGAGTTATTAAAAATTGCAAAAAGTATAGCTTCAGTTTGCGAGCAGTTACATAAAAAAGGTATTAACCATGGTGATTTGTATGCTCATAATATATTAGTGAATGCATCGGCAGATTGTCTTCTAGGCGATTTTGGCGCAGCTTCTTTTTACGATGTTAATTCTGAGCTTGCTTATGCTATTGAGCGTGTAGAAGTGCGTGCTTATGCTTGTTTAGTAGAAGATGTGTTAGATCTTGTTCGTGAAAATGACATGAATAATGAACTTCTCGAAAAATGGCAAAGATTAATCGCTGATTGTACAAGTAGCGATGTTAGATTGCGTCCAGGCTTTTCAGATATTTTAGAGGTTCTGGATGAGTTTTGA
- a CDS encoding GNAT family N-acetyltransferase codes for MIKIEQATVKDARLIAKVGRQAFLESHGHSASEDDIKKFVDKTYQEQAIAEEFKNENVQYYIISFEGEIAGFSKIEINAMSPWVNEPAVTKLDRLYLLEAFHGKKLGVELFNFIIETSKQYNQKGIWLAVWVENLKAIKFYTKNEFKIVGDYDFKLSDMRSNPNHIMFKAY; via the coding sequence ATGATTAAAATAGAACAAGCAACAGTTAAAGACGCTCGATTAATTGCTAAAGTTGGACGTCAAGCCTTTTTAGAATCTCACGGACATAGTGCTTCGGAAGATGATATTAAAAAATTTGTTGATAAAACCTATCAAGAACAAGCTATAGCTGAAGAGTTTAAAAACGAAAACGTTCAATATTATATTATTTCTTTTGAAGGTGAAATTGCTGGCTTTTCAAAAATAGAGATTAATGCAATGAGCCCTTGGGTTAATGAACCTGCTGTTACTAAACTTGATCGACTTTATTTATTGGAGGCCTTTCATGGTAAAAAACTGGGAGTAGAACTCTTTAATTTTATCATTGAAACATCTAAGCAGTATAATCAAAAAGGAATTTGGTTGGCTGTTTGGGTCGAAAATTTGAAAGCGATAAAATTCTACACAAAAAATGAGTTTAAAATTGTTGGCGATTACGATTTTAAACTTTCCGATATGCGATCAAATCCTAATCATATTATGTTCAAGGCTTATTAG
- a CDS encoding calcium/sodium antiporter, whose product MSLLWVILGFILLVVGGEFLVRASVALSFKFNISKMVIGMTVVSFATSAPELLVSLQAALSGSPAIAITNVVGSNIANIGLVLGITAMVSVIAVDKSFYKVNWPVMMVFSIALYYFLKNDSVLSAIEGGILFAGLIVFLIYLIRSAKKDTASDEVDDTLATVSNFKIGLWLLIGAASLYFGSEWLVEGAKAIAVSIGVSEAVIGVSLIAIGTSVPELAASVIAAAKQEKAISLGNLIGSNIFNIASVLGLTAMIKPIPVTEPSILSTDIFWMLGFSAILIPLIFLPTRLQISRLKGFALVVGYGVFMFLVFTGK is encoded by the coding sequence ATGAGTTTACTTTGGGTTATCCTTGGTTTTATTTTATTGGTTGTTGGTGGCGAATTTTTGGTTCGTGCATCTGTAGCATTATCTTTTAAGTTTAATATCTCCAAAATGGTAATTGGAATGACGGTGGTTTCTTTTGCAACATCGGCACCAGAGTTACTCGTAAGTTTACAAGCCGCTTTGTCTGGGTCGCCAGCCATTGCTATAACTAATGTTGTGGGATCTAATATTGCCAATATTGGTTTGGTATTAGGTATCACGGCTATGGTAAGCGTTATTGCTGTAGATAAATCATTTTATAAAGTTAATTGGCCTGTGATGATGGTGTTTTCTATAGCACTGTATTATTTTCTGAAAAACGATAGCGTATTGTCGGCAATAGAAGGAGGTATTCTGTTTGCAGGACTTATCGTGTTTTTAATATATTTAATAAGAAGCGCCAAAAAAGATACGGCTTCAGATGAGGTTGATGATACTTTGGCTACTGTTTCTAATTTTAAAATAGGGTTGTGGCTGTTAATTGGAGCAGCATCACTTTACTTTGGTAGTGAATGGTTAGTAGAAGGCGCTAAGGCTATAGCTGTTTCTATAGGGGTTTCCGAGGCTGTAATAGGTGTATCGCTTATTGCAATTGGTACAAGTGTACCAGAATTAGCAGCATCGGTTATTGCTGCAGCAAAACAAGAAAAAGCTATTTCTTTAGGGAATTTAATTGGATCTAATATTTTTAATATTGCATCGGTTTTAGGTTTAACGGCTATGATAAAACCAATTCCGGTAACAGAACCTTCTATATTAAGTACAGATATTTTCTGGATGCTTGGTTTTTCGGCTATTTTAATTCCGTTAATATTTTTACCAACACGTTTACAAATTAGCAGATTAAAAGGCTTTGCTTTAGTTGTTGGTTATGGTGTTTTTATGTTTTTAGTATTTACAGGGAAATAG
- a CDS encoding BlaI/MecI/CopY family transcriptional regulator — MEKLTNKEEEIMHILWRLEKAFVKDVLAEIKNDKPHYNTLSTIIRNLEEKGYVAYNAYGKTHQYYPIVSKEDYRKGFMNTAINNYFNNSYKNMVSFFAKEEKISVDELKEIIKLIERDN, encoded by the coding sequence ATGGAAAAGTTAACCAACAAAGAAGAAGAAATAATGCACATTTTATGGAGGCTAGAAAAGGCTTTTGTAAAAGATGTTTTGGCAGAAATAAAAAATGACAAACCACATTATAACACGCTTTCTACTATAATTAGAAATCTAGAAGAGAAAGGATATGTAGCCTACAATGCCTACGGAAAAACTCACCAATATTACCCTATTGTTTCTAAGGAAGATTATAGAAAAGGTTTTATGAATACAGCTATTAATAACTATTTTAATAACTCTTACAAAAACATGGTATCCTTTTTTGCTAAGGAGGAAAAGATTAGTGTAGACGAGCTTAAAGAGATTATTAAACTCATTGAAAGAGATAATTAA
- a CDS encoding M56 family metallopeptidase — translation MEYLLKVSALLAIFYVSYKVFLQRDTFFNENRWFLILGIVTAFVLPSLVIPIYIEYTPVDAPNFNNIPTEVSENIETPFNILDYLPIIYLLGVIGFSIRFLIQLTSLSLVISKSKKEKHGKYTYIKTDKNISPFSFFNWIVFNPNNFNNNELEQILIHEKIHSNQKHSIDVLLTQLSCIALWFNPLIWFYNKALKQNLEFIADNETQHQIDCKKTYQITLLKTSLPSHQMALTNNFHTSLIKKRIVMLHKSKSKKISLFKYTLIIPLLFTFIFNFNTEVIAQTKEQNINITGKSDSEVPLKLEEDDNPLIIIDGKTSSKTNLEHLNHSNIESINILKGNAATQAYGNKGDNGVMLITTKQQSQWKVSSERNKNVIHATKDTIYVNEKPNVLQKLVNGYDKEPLFILDDKTITKKELTLLDEQTINSISTIKGEQATKKYGKNANNGVVVIKTRTADSQNSPFVKIVKVKLYIVDGEEIKEADFQKIDPENIKSINVLKGKSAIDKYGEKAKNGAIEITTKNNNQNNSDSLQTKKTQHKLELAKDKQPLVYVDNEEVNYEDLKNLDTENIESMNVLKNKNATDKYGDKGKNGVIEITTKK, via the coding sequence ATGGAATACCTATTAAAAGTATCCGCCTTATTAGCCATTTTCTATGTAAGTTATAAAGTGTTTTTGCAACGCGACACTTTTTTTAATGAGAATAGATGGTTTTTAATACTCGGTATTGTAACTGCATTTGTGTTGCCTTCTTTAGTGATTCCAATTTATATTGAATACACTCCTGTAGACGCACCAAATTTTAATAATATCCCTACGGAGGTTTCCGAAAATATCGAGACACCATTTAATATATTAGATTATTTACCTATAATTTATTTACTAGGAGTCATCGGTTTCTCTATTCGGTTTTTAATACAACTTACCTCTTTAAGTTTAGTTATTTCTAAAAGTAAAAAAGAAAAACACGGTAAATACACTTATATTAAAACGGACAAAAACATATCGCCTTTTTCGTTTTTCAACTGGATTGTTTTCAACCCAAATAACTTTAACAACAACGAGTTAGAACAGATTCTAATTCACGAAAAAATTCATTCCAATCAAAAACATTCCATCGATGTTTTACTCACACAACTTAGTTGCATTGCACTATGGTTTAATCCGTTGATATGGTTCTACAACAAAGCTTTAAAACAAAATTTAGAATTTATAGCCGATAATGAAACTCAACATCAAATAGATTGTAAAAAAACGTATCAAATCACTTTACTAAAAACAAGCTTGCCATCTCATCAAATGGCTTTAACCAATAATTTTCACACATCATTAATCAAAAAACGAATCGTTATGTTACACAAATCAAAATCGAAAAAAATCAGTTTATTTAAGTACACTCTTATTATCCCCTTACTTTTTACCTTCATTTTTAATTTCAATACAGAAGTTATTGCTCAAACTAAAGAACAGAATATTAATATTACAGGTAAAAGTGATTCCGAAGTTCCTTTAAAACTAGAAGAAGACGATAATCCGCTTATTATAATAGACGGTAAAACATCTAGCAAAACCAACCTTGAGCACCTAAACCACTCCAATATTGAAAGTATAAACATACTTAAAGGAAATGCTGCAACGCAAGCTTATGGCAACAAAGGAGACAATGGTGTTATGTTAATAACCACTAAACAACAAAGCCAATGGAAAGTTAGCTCTGAAAGAAATAAAAATGTTATTCATGCCACTAAAGACACTATATATGTTAACGAAAAGCCAAATGTTTTACAAAAGCTAGTTAACGGTTATGATAAAGAGCCACTTTTTATATTAGATGATAAAACAATAACTAAAAAAGAACTTACTTTACTAGACGAACAAACCATTAACTCCATATCTACCATCAAAGGAGAACAAGCCACAAAGAAATATGGTAAAAATGCTAATAATGGTGTTGTAGTAATAAAAACCAGAACAGCAGATTCCCAAAATAGTCCTTTTGTAAAAATAGTAAAAGTAAAGTTATACATTGTCGATGGCGAAGAAATTAAAGAAGCTGACTTCCAAAAAATAGATCCTGAAAACATCAAATCCATCAATGTACTTAAAGGAAAATCTGCTATTGATAAATATGGAGAAAAAGCTAAAAATGGAGCTATAGAAATTACGACTAAGAACAATAATCAAAATAACTCAGATTCTCTTCAAACAAAAAAAACACAACATAAATTAGAATTAGCGAAAGACAAACAACCTTTAGTTTATGTTGACAACGAAGAAGTAAATTACGAAGACTTGAAAAACCTTGACACAGAAAACATAGAATCAATGAATGTTTTAAAAAATAAAAACGCTACTGATAAATACGGTGATAAAGGTAAAAATGGCGTTATAGAAATTACCACAAAAAAATAA
- a CDS encoding SsrA-binding protein, translated as MQKQIFKILAKVNKAVLPSYSKKQLDLSKASKLQLAIIGWRVYVTKNALD; from the coding sequence ATGCAAAAGCAAATATTCAAAATTTTAGCAAAGGTGAACAAAGCAGTCTTACCAAGTTACTCTAAAAAACAACTCGATTTATCAAAAGCCAGTAAACTACAATTAGCAATAATAGGTTGGCGTGTTTACGTCACTAAAAACGCGTTAGATTAA
- a CDS encoding tyrosine-type recombinase/integrase → MSYNISIRLDTRRIKDTGMFPVKLRVYGKASKKEKWYSLDIDLSEKNYKDIWLNPKNKNLRGSNKDLRLKLQAIENRANDEAKTMDVFDFQKFEFKLFRKTSDKNNVLYHFNLAIEKNIKNNKINTAESFKYTLNSLGNFSKEIKKCPVEKLRFQDINIDWLKDYEKHMLDLGKSYTTVSIYTRTLRVIFNNAIEVNDLNNEHYPFGKNKYKVPRTKKVKKALNSNQLKNLFEAKATTFNETKSRDFWFFSFACNGMNPKDITLLKYSDIKDDQFTYYRAKTFDKTAEKTKIIIYLTDFTKGIITKYGNKNKKGFVFDIIDNLDDSLEQHKKIKNFTRYVNDHIKRIAIANDLPKDISFYYARHSFATNSLRKGASMEFISEALNHSDLSVTKNYFAGFEDEAKKEFANSIMDF, encoded by the coding sequence ATGAGTTACAACATCTCTATACGCTTAGATACTCGAAGAATAAAGGATACTGGAATGTTCCCAGTAAAACTTCGTGTTTACGGCAAAGCAAGCAAAAAAGAAAAATGGTACAGCTTAGACATTGACTTGTCAGAAAAAAATTATAAAGATATTTGGTTAAACCCAAAAAACAAAAACCTTAGAGGATCTAATAAAGACTTACGTTTAAAACTCCAAGCCATAGAGAATAGAGCTAATGATGAAGCAAAGACAATGGACGTTTTTGATTTTCAAAAATTTGAATTTAAACTGTTCAGAAAGACATCAGATAAAAACAATGTACTATATCATTTTAATCTCGCCATTGAAAAAAACATTAAAAACAATAAAATAAATACTGCTGAAAGTTTTAAATACACTCTAAACTCTTTAGGTAATTTCAGCAAAGAAATCAAAAAATGTCCTGTCGAAAAACTTAGGTTTCAAGATATTAATATAGACTGGTTAAAAGATTACGAAAAACACATGCTGGATTTAGGTAAAAGCTACACAACTGTATCTATTTACACTAGAACCTTACGAGTTATTTTTAACAATGCTATTGAGGTAAACGACCTTAATAACGAACATTACCCATTCGGCAAAAACAAATACAAAGTACCAAGGACTAAAAAAGTAAAAAAAGCATTAAACTCAAATCAACTTAAGAATCTATTTGAAGCTAAAGCTACGACTTTCAATGAAACCAAATCTAGGGATTTTTGGTTTTTTAGTTTTGCTTGTAACGGCATGAATCCAAAAGATATTACCCTTTTAAAATATTCCGATATTAAAGATGACCAATTCACTTATTACAGAGCAAAAACTTTTGACAAAACAGCTGAAAAAACTAAAATCATAATTTACCTAACAGACTTCACAAAAGGCATTATTACCAAATATGGAAATAAAAACAAAAAAGGCTTTGTTTTTGATATTATTGACAACCTTGACGATAGTTTAGAACAGCACAAAAAGATAAAAAACTTTACACGTTATGTTAATGATCATATTAAAAGAATAGCCATTGCAAACGATTTACCAAAAGACATAAGCTTTTACTATGCCAGACACAGCTTCGCAACTAATTCATTACGTAAAGGCGCAAGTATGGAGTTTATTAGTGAAGCTTTAAATCATAGTGACCTAAGCGTAACTAAAAATTATTTTGCGGGTTTTGAAGATGAAGCTAAAAAAGAATTTGCTAACTCAATAATGGATTTTTAA
- a CDS encoding helix-turn-helix domain-containing protein gives MIAFEQTQQDVAEVKKDIKELKAFFLQKAEIQKENDYPVSIDEIEKLTGYTKPTLYGYCQKNKIPYHKKNGRLFFFKSEIIGWIKQGKQKTIIQVGIDTDTLLSNKRKFSK, from the coding sequence ATGATAGCATTTGAACAAACGCAACAAGACGTTGCAGAGGTAAAAAAAGACATCAAAGAATTAAAAGCCTTTTTCCTCCAAAAGGCAGAAATACAAAAAGAAAATGATTATCCTGTTTCTATTGATGAAATAGAAAAACTAACTGGTTACACCAAACCTACACTTTACGGGTATTGTCAAAAAAACAAAATCCCATACCATAAAAAAAATGGTCGTTTATTCTTCTTCAAGTCCGAAATAATAGGTTGGATTAAACAAGGAAAACAAAAAACTATTATTCAAGTTGGTATTGATACCGATACCTTATTGTCCAACAAGAGAAAATTTTCTAAATAA
- a CDS encoding primase-helicase family protein codes for MEKKYLRIGTTYYKIVEMPLNSTDTIKMLVPWSKQEIGMDYDKEYLKNIPKYDGFCLIPSHNNYQSGINGFYNKYEKLEHNISNGLFPNTEKFLKHIFGEQYQIGLDYFSILWENPTQVLPILCLVSNERNTGKTTFINWVKLIFQNNMTINNNEDFRSRFNSDWASKLIIAVDEVLLDRREDSERLKNLATAKTYKSEAKGKDKIEGGFFGKFILCSNNEENFVYIDNSEIRYWVRKIIPFDLSKDDPNLLESLKKELPYFINHIKTRTISCPRKTRMWFTKEQIYTSALAVLMNGNKTFINKELEQIISDEFLQFDTEELKYSIGDLVEKLSKNNIRTSSFKVSELIRSIYKLEPKNSTYMKHHMSLSIANKPIVEESMHKGRHYTFTKELFENLG; via the coding sequence ATGGAAAAGAAATATTTAAGAATTGGCACTACTTACTATAAAATAGTAGAAATGCCATTAAACAGCACCGACACAATAAAAATGCTTGTTCCATGGTCAAAGCAGGAAATAGGCATGGATTATGATAAAGAATATCTAAAGAATATTCCAAAGTATGATGGTTTTTGTTTGATACCGTCACATAATAACTACCAATCTGGTATAAATGGTTTTTATAATAAATATGAAAAGCTAGAGCACAATATAAGCAATGGTCTTTTTCCAAACACAGAAAAATTCTTAAAGCATATTTTTGGTGAACAATATCAAATAGGCTTGGATTACTTCAGTATTTTATGGGAAAATCCGACACAAGTATTACCAATTTTATGTCTTGTTAGTAATGAGCGTAATACAGGGAAAACCACTTTTATTAATTGGGTGAAATTAATATTCCAAAACAATATGACCATCAATAATAATGAAGACTTTCGAAGTCGATTTAATTCGGATTGGGCATCAAAACTAATTATTGCCGTCGATGAAGTATTACTAGACAGAAGAGAAGATAGTGAACGATTAAAAAACTTAGCTACTGCCAAAACTTACAAAAGTGAAGCTAAAGGCAAGGATAAAATCGAAGGCGGTTTTTTCGGGAAATTTATACTATGCTCAAATAACGAGGAAAACTTTGTTTACATCGACAATTCCGAAATAAGATATTGGGTACGTAAAATAATCCCTTTCGATTTATCCAAAGACGATCCAAATCTTTTAGAGTCATTAAAAAAAGAATTACCTTATTTCATTAACCACATTAAAACCAGAACAATATCATGTCCTAGAAAAACAAGAATGTGGTTCACCAAAGAGCAGATCTATACAAGTGCTTTAGCGGTATTAATGAATGGCAATAAAACTTTTATCAACAAAGAATTAGAGCAGATTATATCCGATGAGTTTTTACAGTTTGATACCGAAGAATTAAAATATTCTATTGGCGATTTGGTTGAAAAATTAAGTAAAAACAACATTAGAACGAGCTCTTTCAAAGTTTCAGAACTTATAAGAAGTATATATAAATTAGAACCTAAAAACAGTACATATATGAAGCATCACATGTCTTTATCTATAGCAAACAAGCCTATTGTAGAAGAAAGCATGCATAAAGGACGTCATTATACTTTTACAAAAGAATTGTTTGAAAATCTAGGTTGA